In one Drosophila pseudoobscura strain MV-25-SWS-2005 chromosome X, UCI_Dpse_MV25, whole genome shotgun sequence genomic region, the following are encoded:
- the LOC4812381 gene encoding glycerophosphocholine phosphodiesterase GPCPD1, with protein sequence MYRFCVLLNVLKSISILLFLFMPLLLLLLLPLPLSYATTSRTELNETLVFAAEKLQAFKIFDDEQQPAGQVSGRSFICVPLFRVFSLELRHNIRLAADEYIAVSGDHAALGYWQLEKAVPLKAQDRARTKWYLRLWVCASQRFYYRYLIYAKNGQGRRILRSWEGQKVARMMQTYEIYRSPGLDIFGEAYPRSVGGGFHLERGWLQHEYVIELKFVWQDHMVIQGVGSKAKLRLALTPLNVIDDSRIEVAKYVYNHSSFRPLSALGVKYSQGSIVIFRISQPLDIYNAFRLSIYQTGSKQSLGEVYIFPEQIRGSRGTLQLPIFASLQTIAIGQLSLPYLVVLPMPKVEACNLRESFHHYWPDNWPTMDVGYRGLGASYYQASTTLTENTIESFLAVMKAKGDMVQLDVQLTKDYVPVVWHGFGFYTSGKDQQIRDRFDLRYVLIRELTYAELKASRVFILKRWSLQEYTHLNLRDSSQSQRIFPKLSEVYEALPKSLGLLVEIKWPQLMASGLLESTQSLNKNVYVDRILQTTVRYGCGRPLIFASFDADICTMIRLKQQVFPAILMSIGRSNIWDPYMDLRAQSFQQAVNFAHSADILGTALHVENFAQKHQLLSVALDLKQVIFLWGNDLGQDEHLIEQFRALDATGVIYDHMDRVGPASWKRSSFFRAPQLLELFGAQCVASGNSSTIPGAKPPKPTIWPKLR encoded by the coding sequence ATGTATcgattttgtgtgttgttgaATGTGTTAAAATCAATTAGCAtactgctgtttctgtttatgccgctgctgctgttgctgctgctgcccctgccattGTCTTATGCCACCACCAGTCGAACGGAACTGAATGAAACGCTTGTCTTTGCCGCCGAGAAGCTGCAGgccttcaagatcttcgacgatgagcagcagccagccggGCAGGTCTCGGGTCGCAGCTTCATCTGTGTGCCCCTCTTTCGGGTCTTCAGTCTGGAGCTGAGGCACAACATTCGCCTGGCTGCCGACGAGTATATTGCCGTTAGCGGGGATCATGCCGCCCTCGGGTATTGGCAGCTGGAGAAGGCAGTTCCGCTGAAGGCGCAGGACAGGGCCAGGACCAAGTGGTATCTCCGGCTGTGGGTCTGTGCCAGCCAGCGGTTCTACTATCGCTATCTGATCTACGCGAAGAATGGCCAGGGCAGGCGGATTCTGCGCAGCTGGGAGGGCCAGAAGGTGGCCAGAATGATGCAGACCTACGAGATCTATCGATCCCCCGGCCTGGACATCTTCGGCGAAGCCTATCCCCGATCGGTGGGTGGTGGCTTCCACCTGGAGCGCGGCTGGCTGCAGCACGAGTACGTAATCGAGCTGAAGTTCGTGTGGCAAGATCACATGGTCATCCAGGGGGTCGGCAGCAAGGCCAAGCTCCGACTGGCGCTGACGCCCCTCAACGTGATCGATGATTCCCGGATTGAGGTCGCCAAATATGTCTACAATCACTCCTCGTTCCGTCCACTGTCCGCTTTGGGAGTGAAGTACAGCCAGGGCTCCATTGTGATCTTCCGCATCAGCCAGCCCCTGGACATCTACAACGCCTTTCGCCTTTCCATCTATCAGACGGGGAGCAAGCAGTCCCTGGGCGAGGTCTACATCTTTCCCGAGCAAATCCGGGGAAGTCGCGGCACACTGCAGCTCCCGATCTTCGCCAGTCTCCAGACCATTGCCATTGGACAGCTGAGCCTGCCCTATCTGGTGGTGCTGCCCATGCCCAAGGTGGAGGCCTGCAACTTGAGGGAGAGCTTCCATCACTACTGGCCCGACAACTGGCCCACCATGGATGTGGGCTATCGGGGACTGGGGGCCAGCTACTATCAGGCCTCCACCACCCTCACGGAGAACACGATAGAAAGCTTCCTGGCCGTGATGAAGGCCAAGGGCGACATGGTTCAGCTCGACGTGCAGCTAACCAAGGACTATGTCCCTGTCGTTTGGCACGGCTTCGGGTTCTACACATCCGGCAAGGATCAGCAGATCAGGGATCGCTTCGATCTGCGCTACGTGCTGATCAGAGAGCTAACCTACGCGGAGCTCAAGGCCAGTCGCGTGTTCATCCTGAAGCGCTGGAGCCTGCAGGAATACACGCACCTCAACCTGAGGGACtccagccagagccaaagaatCTTCCCCAAGCTCTCGGAGGTGTACGAGGCCCTGCCCAAGTCACTGGGCCTGCTGGTGGAGATCAAGTGGCCGCAACTGATGGCTTCGGGTCTCCTGGAGTCGACCCAGAGCCTCAACAAGAATGTCTATGTGGATAGAATCCTGCAGACGACGGTCCGCTATGGCTGCGGCCGACCCCTGATCTTTGCCAGCTTCGATGCGGACATCTGCACTATGATCCGGCTCAAGCAGCAGGTCTTCCCCGCGATCCTGATGAGCATTGGGCGGTCCAACATTTGGGATCCATACATGGATCTCAGGGCCCAGAGCTTCCAGCAGGCCGTCAATTTTGCCCATTCGGCGGATATCCTGGGCACAGCCCTGCACGTGGAGAACTTTGCTCAGAAACATCAATTGCTGAGCGTTGCTCTCGACCTGAAACAGGTGATCTTCCTCTGGGGCAATGACCTGGGCCAGGACGAGC